A window from Rhizosphaericola mali encodes these proteins:
- a CDS encoding citrate (Si)-synthase, eukaryotic — translation METIKQKFHAIAESKSAEIKEFIKIYGDTTIEEIKVSQLYQGMRGMTALVSEISLLDANEGIRFRGFTIPELVEKLPKAPNSTQPLPEALFYLLLVGEIPTVEETEYVSNLFKERSAIPQYVFNAIEALPVASHPMTQFVVGIMALQTESKFAAAYSKGINKKEYWDPIFEDSLDLIAKLPRLAAYIYRRKYKNNEQIEADPSLDWAANLAHMLGYEDHGFQELMRLYLTIHADHEAGNVSAHTTHLVGSALSDPYLSFAAGMNGLAGPLHGLANQEVIKWIFEMIEKIGTDEPTADQISQYVKDTLASGKVVPGYGHAVLRKTDPRFTAQQEFGKHIMPNDKLVNIVWKIYEVVPPILEATGKVKNPWPNVDAHSGALLVHYGMKEYEFYTVLFGVSRALGVLSNLCWNRILGMPLERPKSMTTDALKEIVNEK, via the coding sequence ATGGAAACGATTAAACAGAAATTTCACGCTATTGCTGAAAGCAAATCCGCTGAAATAAAGGAATTTATCAAGATTTATGGAGATACCACAATCGAAGAAATTAAGGTTTCTCAATTATACCAAGGGATGAGAGGAATGACTGCACTAGTAAGTGAAATCAGTTTACTAGATGCAAATGAAGGGATCAGATTCAGAGGATTTACCATACCCGAACTTGTTGAAAAATTACCTAAAGCCCCTAACAGTACACAACCATTACCAGAAGCTTTATTTTATTTATTACTAGTAGGAGAAATACCTACAGTAGAAGAAACTGAATACGTTTCTAATTTATTCAAAGAGCGTAGTGCGATACCTCAATATGTCTTTAATGCAATAGAAGCTTTACCAGTTGCGTCACACCCAATGACTCAATTTGTCGTTGGTATCATGGCATTGCAAACAGAAAGTAAATTTGCTGCTGCATATAGTAAAGGCATCAATAAAAAAGAATATTGGGATCCCATATTTGAAGATTCATTGGATTTAATTGCTAAACTCCCTCGTTTGGCTGCTTATATATACAGAAGAAAATATAAAAATAACGAACAAATTGAAGCAGATCCATCATTGGATTGGGCTGCAAATTTGGCGCATATGTTGGGATATGAAGATCATGGATTCCAAGAATTAATGCGGTTATATTTAACTATACATGCAGATCATGAGGCAGGAAATGTATCCGCTCATACGACACATTTGGTAGGTTCTGCATTGAGTGATCCATATTTGAGTTTCGCTGCAGGTATGAATGGATTGGCTGGACCTTTACATGGATTGGCAAATCAAGAAGTAATCAAATGGATTTTTGAAATGATTGAAAAGATAGGTACTGATGAACCTACTGCTGATCAAATCAGTCAATATGTAAAGGACACTTTAGCTTCTGGTAAAGTAGTTCCTGGTTATGGTCATGCCGTATTGAGAAAAACAGATCCAAGATTTACAGCACAACAAGAATTCGGAAAACATATTATGCCAAATGATAAATTGGTAAATATTGTTTGGAAAATATACGAAGTTGTTCCTCCAATATTAGAAGCAACTGGAAAGGTAAAAAATCCTTGGCCTAATGTAGATGCACATAGTGGCGCATTGTTAGTGCATTATGGAATGAAGGAATATGAATTTTACACAGTTCTATTTGGCGTAAGCCGCGCATTAGGAGTACTGTCTAATTTATGTTGGAATAGAATTTTGGGAATGCCTTTGGAAAGACCAAAATCTATGACTACAGATGCCCTAAAAGAAATTGTCAATGAAAAATAG